The Thermoflavifilum sp. genome contains a region encoding:
- a CDS encoding shikimate kinase: MRIFLWGFMGAGKSFLGKALADALQIPFYDLDTAIESMAQKSIADLFAEHGEAYFRKLETQTLHSFETKPAFVIACGGGTPCYADNARWMKQQGITVWINPPVETLVKRLKSEKLHRPLLAQVPDDQLEEVVRQRLAQRIIYYSQAHLIIREECIPINILKDQLQRIADQRTSSNQHS; encoded by the coding sequence ATGCGCATCTTTTTGTGGGGGTTTATGGGCGCCGGAAAATCTTTTCTGGGCAAAGCACTTGCCGATGCCCTGCAAATTCCGTTTTATGATCTGGATACAGCGATTGAATCCATGGCTCAAAAATCGATTGCCGACCTCTTCGCCGAACATGGAGAAGCTTATTTCCGAAAGCTGGAAACACAAACCCTTCATAGCTTTGAAACCAAACCAGCTTTCGTGATAGCCTGTGGCGGGGGCACACCCTGCTATGCAGATAATGCCAGATGGATGAAACAACAGGGCATCACGGTATGGATAAATCCGCCTGTTGAAACGCTGGTGAAACGCCTGAAATCCGAAAAACTGCACCGCCCCTTGCTTGCGCAGGTACCCGACGATCAACTGGAAGAAGTGGTGCGCCAGAGGCTGGCCCAACGCATCATCTATTACAGCCAGGCACACCTGATCATACGGGAAGAATGCATCCCTATCAACATATTGAAAGATCAACTACAACGCATAGCCGATCAACGCACTTCATCAAACCAGCATTCCTAA
- a CDS encoding transglutaminase-like domain-containing protein, translating into MADEREINALLHLLDDPDQEVFDTVADRLVHLGKEIIPSLESIWENTLNEAIQERIEWLIHRVHLQDLLAKMKEWAAQPDDLLKGALLVDKYQYPELGEEQVFKSIEKLKRNIWLELNNYLTPVEQINVMNGMLYSYFGIKGIEITDKQYRQKNYFFLHQLIESRKGSPIIIGILYQYLCEKLDIPVRAVQIPQQYVLAYFEMEDAPWLYARNASLQSRIQFFIDPGQGQIYSHKDIETYLKRIDAVETERYYQPLSNKQIIQKLIRELTKCYPQNEYPNRRYELYHLAALLDD; encoded by the coding sequence ATGGCCGATGAAAGAGAAATCAATGCCTTGTTACATCTGCTGGACGACCCGGATCAGGAAGTATTTGATACGGTAGCCGATCGGCTTGTGCACCTGGGTAAGGAAATTATTCCAAGCCTGGAGTCAATCTGGGAAAATACGCTGAATGAAGCGATTCAGGAACGCATTGAGTGGCTCATTCATCGGGTTCATCTGCAAGACCTGCTGGCGAAAATGAAAGAATGGGCCGCCCAGCCCGATGACTTACTCAAAGGCGCTTTGCTGGTTGATAAATATCAGTATCCCGAACTCGGCGAAGAACAGGTATTTAAGTCTATCGAAAAATTAAAACGCAACATCTGGCTGGAACTGAACAATTATCTTACACCCGTCGAGCAAATTAACGTGATGAACGGCATGCTCTACAGCTATTTCGGCATCAAGGGTATTGAAATCACCGATAAACAATACAGGCAAAAAAATTATTTCTTTCTTCATCAACTCATTGAAAGCAGAAAAGGAAGTCCAATTATCATCGGCATTTTGTATCAATATCTCTGTGAAAAATTAGATATTCCTGTACGTGCTGTACAGATACCCCAACAGTATGTACTGGCTTATTTTGAAATGGAGGATGCACCCTGGTTGTATGCTCGAAATGCTTCCTTGCAAAGCCGTATTCAATTTTTCATAGATCCCGGACAGGGGCAAATTTATTCGCATAAAGACATTGAAACCTACCTGAAACGCATTGATGCTGTTGAAACAGAACGATATTACCAGCCACTCAGCAATAAGCAAATCATACAGAAGCTGATACGTGAGCTTACCAAATGTTATCCTCAGAATGAATATCCCAATCGCAGATATGAATTATATCATCTGGCAGCTTTGTTAGATGATTGA
- a CDS encoding outer membrane lipoprotein carrier protein LolA — MKLYACLLMGIALTASGYAQQMTPYGQSDPRAKALLDALSKQYKSYHSIKATFKLQVINPDGKVADQRTGQAILQGNAYHIQIGGQELISDGTTTWNYSKETNEVQINRYSPDNSLISPTRLFTNFYDQDFLYRLMPDTREKGKVFQHIEMTPFDKSKSFFRVDLTIDKAKKQIVKAEIYDKSGVRYIYSIVQFTPNVKVSNQTFTFNPKSHPGVNVVDLRT; from the coding sequence ATGAAATTATATGCATGTTTACTCATGGGAATCGCACTAACGGCATCAGGTTATGCCCAGCAAATGACACCATACGGACAGAGTGATCCCCGGGCAAAGGCTTTGCTGGATGCCCTGAGCAAACAATACAAAAGTTATCATTCAATCAAAGCCACATTCAAATTACAGGTGATCAATCCAGATGGAAAAGTTGCCGATCAACGTACGGGCCAGGCTATTCTGCAGGGAAACGCCTATCATATCCAGATCGGTGGACAGGAGCTCATCAGCGACGGCACCACTACCTGGAATTACAGCAAAGAAACCAATGAAGTGCAAATCAATCGGTATTCTCCCGATAATAGCCTGATTTCACCCACCCGATTATTTACAAATTTTTACGATCAGGATTTTCTATATCGCCTGATGCCCGACACCCGTGAAAAGGGAAAAGTATTCCAGCATATTGAAATGACACCATTCGACAAATCCAAATCATTCTTCCGCGTGGATTTAACCATTGATAAAGCGAAGAAACAAATCGTGAAAGCCGAGATATACGATAAAAGCGGCGTGCGTTATATTTACAGTATTGTACAATTCACGCCCAATGTAAAAGTATCCAATCAGACCTTCACCTTCAATCCCAAATCCCATCCGGGCGTAAATGTGGTGGATTTACGAACTTAA
- the topA gene encoding type I DNA topoisomerase translates to MAKNLLIVESPAKAKTIQKILGDDFEIKSCFGHIRDLDKDEMGVDIAHNYQPIYVIPPEKKKIVEELKKLAQKAKEVWLATDEDREGEAISWHLAEVLGLDPLTTKRIVFHEITKPAIEKAVQQPRTIDMNLVHAQQARRVLDRLVGFELSPLLWRKVSMKNALSAGRVQSVAVRLIVEREREIMAFQPESSFQVEAVFSAPDARGKELHFKATGQSKIASAEEARRFLSSCAGARYVVKDIEIKPARRSPAPPFTTSTLQQEASRKLGYSVSRTMLLAQKLYENGLITYMRTDSVNLSDTAHEAIRHIIHQQYGQDYYQHRVFKNKNENAQEAHEAIRPTDMGMATIPDPDTRKLYELIWKRTIASQMSDAQLEKTIVHIGISTSSFELIATGEVLKFEGFLKVYLEGKDEDEEENEQAAGMLPAMEKGQLLRLISLQAIEKFTRPPARYTEASLVKKLEELGIGRPSTYAPIISTIQKRKYVEKRDKEGTPRPYRILSLQDQEVTEQVATEITGAEKGKLFPTDLGMLVTDFLNQYFENIMDYGFTAKIEEEFDEIARGRKSWNQMIDMFYKPFHREVEKTLETAEKVKGERYLGDDPQSGKPVYARMGRYGPMVQIGQADGQEKPRFAKLKKDQSIETITLDEALELFKLPRNIGEINGKEVIIQIGRYGPYALYDGKFYSLRKDMDPYTVELDEVAAWIAEKQADSDKKIIKQFDGTDIQILRGPYGPYLKKGKQNYRLPKEWQDKPEQLSMEECEQIIQSAATSGKTRRAARRNTPSKK, encoded by the coding sequence ATGGCAAAAAATTTACTGATTGTTGAGTCGCCGGCGAAAGCTAAAACCATTCAGAAAATACTGGGTGATGATTTCGAAATTAAGTCGTGCTTTGGCCATATTCGGGATCTGGATAAAGATGAAATGGGCGTGGATATCGCGCACAACTATCAGCCCATTTATGTGATTCCGCCCGAGAAAAAAAAGATTGTGGAAGAATTAAAAAAGCTTGCACAAAAGGCAAAAGAGGTCTGGCTCGCTACGGATGAGGATCGTGAAGGGGAAGCCATTTCCTGGCATCTGGCCGAGGTGCTGGGTCTGGATCCGTTAACCACCAAGCGTATCGTTTTTCATGAAATCACCAAACCGGCTATTGAAAAAGCTGTGCAGCAACCTCGAACCATCGACATGAATCTGGTTCATGCCCAACAGGCGCGTCGGGTGCTTGACAGGCTGGTAGGCTTTGAGCTATCTCCCCTTCTCTGGCGGAAAGTGAGCATGAAAAATGCCCTTTCGGCCGGGCGGGTACAATCGGTAGCTGTGCGCCTGATTGTAGAACGCGAACGCGAAATCATGGCTTTCCAGCCCGAAAGTAGTTTTCAGGTTGAGGCCGTGTTTTCCGCGCCTGATGCTCGAGGGAAAGAATTGCATTTTAAAGCCACGGGTCAAAGCAAAATAGCCAGTGCAGAAGAAGCGCGCCGCTTTTTAAGTTCCTGTGCAGGTGCTCGCTATGTGGTGAAAGATATTGAAATTAAGCCTGCCAGAAGAAGTCCGGCTCCACCTTTCACCACTTCCACATTGCAACAGGAGGCCAGCCGCAAACTGGGTTATTCGGTGTCCAGAACCATGTTGCTGGCACAGAAACTATACGAAAACGGATTGATCACCTACATGCGTACCGATTCCGTCAATCTTTCCGATACTGCACACGAGGCCATCCGCCATATCATTCACCAGCAATATGGACAGGATTATTATCAACATCGTGTGTTTAAAAACAAAAATGAAAACGCACAGGAAGCGCATGAAGCCATACGTCCAACGGATATGGGAATGGCTACCATACCGGATCCTGATACCCGCAAGTTGTATGAACTTATCTGGAAGCGCACTATAGCAAGTCAGATGAGTGATGCTCAGCTCGAAAAAACCATTGTCCATATCGGTATTTCCACCTCTTCATTTGAACTCATCGCAACCGGAGAAGTATTGAAATTCGAAGGTTTTCTGAAAGTATATCTCGAAGGCAAAGACGAAGATGAAGAAGAAAACGAACAGGCAGCAGGCATGCTCCCGGCAATGGAAAAAGGTCAGTTACTTCGTCTTATTTCCCTGCAGGCGATTGAAAAATTTACCCGTCCGCCGGCTCGTTATACAGAAGCCAGTCTGGTAAAAAAGTTAGAAGAACTGGGTATCGGTCGCCCTTCAACTTATGCACCCATCATCTCTACCATTCAAAAGAGAAAGTATGTGGAAAAACGCGATAAAGAAGGCACACCGCGGCCTTACCGTATTTTGTCGCTTCAAGATCAGGAAGTAACCGAACAGGTAGCCACCGAAATCACCGGAGCTGAAAAAGGAAAATTATTCCCCACCGATTTAGGTATGCTGGTTACCGACTTTTTGAATCAATATTTTGAAAACATCATGGATTATGGTTTTACGGCCAAAATAGAGGAAGAATTCGATGAAATCGCCCGTGGCCGCAAATCATGGAATCAGATGATTGACATGTTCTACAAGCCTTTTCATCGGGAAGTGGAAAAAACACTGGAAACAGCTGAAAAAGTAAAAGGCGAACGTTATCTGGGCGATGACCCTCAGAGCGGTAAACCCGTATATGCTCGTATGGGACGTTATGGGCCCATGGTGCAGATCGGCCAGGCCGATGGACAGGAAAAACCCCGTTTTGCCAAGCTTAAAAAAGACCAGAGCATTGAAACCATCACCCTCGATGAAGCACTCGAGCTCTTTAAATTACCTCGTAACATCGGCGAAATCAACGGCAAAGAAGTGATTATTCAGATTGGCAGGTATGGACCTTACGCGCTGTATGACGGTAAATTCTATTCCCTGCGGAAAGATATGGATCCTTACACCGTTGAGCTGGATGAAGTGGCTGCATGGATTGCTGAAAAGCAGGCGGATTCCGATAAAAAAATCATCAAACAATTCGATGGCACCGATATTCAGATTCTGCGGGGGCCCTATGGGCCTTATCTGAAAAAGGGTAAACAGAATTACCGCTTGCCCAAGGAGTGGCAGGATAAGCCTGAACAACTTAGCATGGAAGAATGTGAGCAGATTATACAATCGGCTGCAACATCCGGCAAAACCAGAAGAGCTGCCCGGAGAAATACACCGTCAAAAAAATAA
- a CDS encoding DNA translocase FtsK, whose amino-acid sequence MAKNRLKSEQLASQPAAAEPQKEAAGKKNMRNQTKKEKAPARSSASKQHSKTVPSHGRNHKLLAIFSWLICIFLFIAFTSYLFTWKEDQDKIFSLSYHILLNNDVTVENLLGRLGAYISHFFFYEEIGIASYFLCYLFFIIGVNLLVGRRVFRISSHLFFIVFGILYVCTAAGFLMHVFNYSGFPFAGTLGEYISDYLIHFIGKLGTLVLLVLTGAGYLIWKFNVDITLPSPRTTSQELHTEQTEEPVAAVTPPDSTVPTVNEWLGAQISQQSADMQLIEKPETTDANKDSVQSTPQSSIPTVVHDVELEIKPPVKDESPAQESKARPVKEPYEPTLDLRDYQYPSLDLLDDHGSETIVQDNEELKKNKEQIINTLKNYDIDIRKISATVGPTVTLYEIVPAAGVRISRIKNLEDDIALSLSALGIRIIAPIPGKGTIGIEVPNEKKATVSIRTLLASEKFQHTSMQLPIALGKKIDNENFIVDLTTMPHLLMAGATGQGKSVGINAILVSLLYKKHPSQLKLVLIDPKKVELSLYRTIEKHFLAKLPGEEEAIITDTKKAIHTLNALCIEMDIRYDLLKEAGARNIKEYNEKFVHRKLNPEKGHRFLPFIVLVIDEFADLIMTAGKEIEMPIARLAQLARAVGIHLIIATQRPSVNIITGIIKANFSVRIAFKVSSKVDSRTILDTGGAEQLVGKGDMLIAYYGDIVRLQCAFVDTPEVERVVEFIGRQRGYTEAYLLPEYEDEKENQPGSLQQAERDPLFEEAARIIVATQQGSTSLLQRRMKLGYNRAGRLMDQLEAAGIVGPNMGSKSREVLIKTEAELEQYLQRIS is encoded by the coding sequence ATGGCAAAAAATCGCCTGAAATCAGAGCAATTAGCTTCCCAACCAGCTGCAGCTGAACCTCAAAAAGAGGCTGCGGGTAAGAAAAATATGCGCAATCAGACGAAAAAAGAAAAAGCACCAGCCCGATCATCCGCATCGAAACAGCATTCGAAAACAGTTCCTTCACATGGACGTAATCATAAGCTCCTGGCTATTTTTAGCTGGCTAATCTGTATTTTTTTATTCATTGCGTTTACTTCCTATCTCTTCACATGGAAAGAAGATCAGGATAAAATATTTTCACTTTCCTACCATATCCTGCTCAATAATGATGTAACCGTAGAAAACCTGCTGGGCCGATTGGGAGCATATATCAGCCATTTCTTTTTTTACGAAGAAATCGGGATTGCCTCTTATTTTTTGTGTTATCTGTTTTTCATCATTGGCGTGAATTTGCTGGTGGGTAGAAGGGTGTTTCGCATTTCCTCACATCTTTTCTTCATTGTATTCGGCATATTATACGTCTGTACCGCAGCAGGATTTTTGATGCATGTGTTCAACTACAGCGGATTTCCGTTTGCAGGCACACTTGGTGAATATATCAGCGATTATCTTATACATTTTATTGGCAAGCTGGGCACACTGGTATTGCTGGTGCTCACGGGAGCGGGATATCTGATCTGGAAATTCAATGTAGATATCACGCTTCCTTCACCGCGCACAACCTCGCAGGAGCTTCATACGGAGCAAACCGAAGAACCAGTTGCTGCTGTTACTCCACCCGATTCTACGGTTCCAACGGTCAACGAATGGTTGGGTGCACAAATCAGCCAGCAAAGCGCAGATATGCAACTCATTGAAAAACCAGAAACAACCGATGCAAACAAGGATAGCGTACAATCCACGCCCCAATCTTCTATTCCAACGGTTGTTCATGATGTAGAACTTGAAATTAAACCACCGGTAAAAGATGAATCTCCAGCACAGGAAAGCAAAGCCAGACCTGTGAAAGAGCCTTATGAACCCACGCTCGATTTGCGGGATTATCAATATCCTTCCCTGGATTTGCTTGATGACCACGGCAGCGAAACCATTGTCCAGGATAATGAAGAATTGAAAAAAAATAAAGAACAAATCATCAACACCTTAAAAAACTACGACATAGATATCCGCAAAATTTCGGCTACTGTGGGTCCTACGGTCACCCTGTATGAGATTGTGCCGGCTGCAGGTGTACGAATTTCACGAATCAAAAACCTCGAAGATGATATTGCACTGAGCCTTTCGGCACTCGGCATTCGCATCATTGCACCGATACCTGGCAAGGGCACCATTGGCATAGAAGTCCCAAACGAGAAAAAGGCTACCGTATCCATTCGCACCTTACTGGCATCAGAAAAATTCCAGCATACCAGTATGCAGTTGCCAATTGCACTGGGCAAAAAAATTGATAATGAAAACTTTATCGTGGATCTCACTACCATGCCACATTTATTGATGGCAGGGGCAACCGGACAGGGTAAATCAGTGGGCATCAATGCCATTCTGGTTTCCCTCCTGTATAAAAAACATCCTTCTCAGCTGAAGCTGGTACTGATTGATCCAAAGAAAGTAGAGCTTTCATTATACCGCACGATTGAAAAACATTTTTTAGCCAAACTTCCTGGAGAAGAAGAAGCCATCATCACCGACACCAAAAAGGCTATTCATACCTTGAATGCGCTTTGCATAGAAATGGATATTCGCTACGATCTCCTTAAAGAAGCGGGCGCACGAAATATCAAAGAATACAATGAAAAGTTTGTTCATCGCAAATTAAATCCAGAGAAAGGACATCGTTTCCTGCCCTTTATTGTGCTGGTGATCGACGAGTTTGCCGATTTAATCATGACTGCAGGTAAGGAAATTGAAATGCCCATAGCCCGGCTGGCACAACTGGCTCGTGCCGTGGGCATTCATCTCATTATCGCCACCCAACGGCCTTCCGTAAACATCATCACAGGTATCATCAAAGCCAATTTTTCTGTTCGTATAGCCTTCAAGGTGAGTTCAAAGGTCGATTCCCGAACCATTCTCGATACCGGTGGAGCCGAGCAGCTGGTAGGGAAAGGCGATATGTTGATCGCTTATTATGGCGATATTGTGCGTTTGCAATGTGCCTTTGTGGATACCCCGGAAGTGGAACGCGTGGTGGAATTCATCGGACGCCAGCGAGGTTATACCGAAGCTTATCTGCTTCCTGAATATGAGGATGAAAAAGAAAATCAGCCCGGTTCCCTGCAACAGGCTGAACGAGATCCGTTGTTTGAAGAAGCCGCTCGCATCATCGTGGCTACCCAGCAGGGATCCACTTCATTGCTGCAACGCCGTATGAAACTGGGTTATAATCGGGCAGGTCGATTGATGGACCAGCTGGAAGCTGCAGGTATTGTGGGCCCCAACATGGGAAGCAAGAGTCGAGAGGTATTGATAAAAACAGAAGCAGAATTAGAACAATATTTGCAAAGAATATCCTGA
- a CDS encoding HAD hydrolase-like protein has translation MIKQITTEALLKLFASIQAFIFDVDGVMTDGRLWITESGESYCQMHIRDGYALQLAVKKGYRVAVVSGRSSQAVMQRLHYLGIKDVFMSVNDKATCVEQYLVQHKLSANSVLYMGDDMPDMPVMRVVGLPACPLDAAAEVKRLACYISPMVGGAGCVRDVIEKTLRIQQQWDA, from the coding sequence ATGATTAAACAAATCACTACAGAAGCATTATTAAAATTGTTTGCAAGTATTCAAGCATTCATCTTTGATGTAGATGGTGTGATGACTGATGGGCGGTTGTGGATTACAGAAAGTGGTGAAAGCTATTGCCAGATGCATATTCGAGATGGATATGCGCTTCAATTAGCCGTGAAAAAGGGATATCGTGTTGCCGTGGTTTCTGGTAGATCATCGCAGGCCGTGATGCAACGATTGCACTATCTCGGTATAAAAGATGTTTTTATGTCCGTAAATGACAAGGCAACTTGTGTTGAACAATATCTTGTCCAACACAAGCTGTCGGCAAATTCAGTACTGTACATGGGCGATGATATGCCCGATATGCCGGTTATGCGTGTCGTGGGACTGCCAGCCTGTCCGCTTGATGCTGCCGCTGAAGTAAAACGACTTGCTTGTTATATCTCACCTATGGTTGGAGGTGCGGGTTGTGTGCGAGACGTGATTGAAAAAACATTAAGAATTCAGCAGCAATGGGATGCATAA
- a CDS encoding DUF2520 domain-containing protein, with protein sequence MRLVIIGSGNVAHFFASRWSVHHRIVQVISRNPEHARALAHTYHAQFTTHLHEITPDMDACILAVNDDALMEIAAKLRLSHQLVVHTSGSQSIELLRNVSPNYGVIYPLQTISKNIPIRHPFPLLIESSHAEALQQIRLLAGDISENIQEVNSATRRQYHLIAVFANNFVYHLLAEVKKYCETHELIFDECLPLVAETIDRVAAYPAFSQQTGPAKRNDQQTIRIHESMLTDEPELQALYRIFTHQIRKRHAHD encoded by the coding sequence ATGCGACTGGTCATCATTGGTTCTGGAAATGTAGCTCATTTTTTTGCATCCCGCTGGTCAGTGCATCACCGGATTGTGCAAGTCATCAGCCGTAATCCGGAGCATGCCCGTGCATTAGCACATACCTATCATGCCCAATTTACAACCCATCTGCACGAAATCACACCAGATATGGATGCATGCATACTTGCCGTAAACGATGATGCACTGATGGAAATAGCTGCAAAGTTAAGATTATCTCACCAACTGGTGGTGCACACCTCCGGTTCACAATCCATCGAATTGTTACGGAATGTGTCGCCGAATTATGGAGTGATATATCCATTACAAACTATAAGCAAAAATATCCCCATCAGACATCCTTTCCCTTTGCTTATTGAATCCAGCCACGCTGAGGCACTACAACAAATTCGCCTGCTGGCAGGTGATATCAGTGAAAATATTCAGGAAGTAAATTCGGCCACACGCAGGCAATATCATCTTATCGCCGTTTTTGCGAATAATTTTGTGTATCATTTACTTGCTGAAGTGAAAAAATATTGTGAAACACACGAGTTAATTTTTGATGAATGCTTACCCCTGGTAGCAGAAACCATTGATCGGGTTGCCGCCTACCCGGCGTTCAGCCAGCAAACCGGACCTGCAAAACGGAATGATCAACAAACGATCCGTATACATGAAAGTATGTTAACCGATGAGCCTGAATTGCAGGCATTATACAGGATATTTACCCATCAGATTAGAAAACGTCATGCTCATGATTAA
- a CDS encoding DUF423 domain-containing protein, which produces MSGKLMLFIACISGASSVALGAFGAHILKSMLTADQLNIYETAVRYQFYHSLALLANGLLIVYAGQHANSMIWSTISAYAFIAGLLSFSGSLYLIIAMQYHQISTPWWIGMLTPLGGLCFILGWISLAVAAWKI; this is translated from the coding sequence ATGAGCGGAAAACTGATGTTGTTCATTGCCTGTATCTCAGGAGCAAGCAGTGTTGCACTCGGCGCATTCGGCGCACATATCCTGAAGTCGATGCTTACTGCCGACCAATTGAATATTTACGAAACCGCCGTCCGATACCAGTTTTACCATAGCCTGGCCTTGCTTGCAAACGGCCTGTTGATTGTATATGCCGGACAGCATGCGAATTCAATGATTTGGTCAACCATTTCAGCTTATGCATTTATAGCCGGCCTGTTGTCGTTTTCTGGATCATTGTATTTGATCATTGCTATGCAATATCATCAAATTTCTACTCCATGGTGGATAGGCATGCTTACACCGCTGGGTGGACTTTGTTTTATACTGGGCTGGATTTCCCTTGCCGTTGCCGCGTGGAAGATATGA
- a CDS encoding acyl-CoA dehydrogenase family protein, whose amino-acid sequence MKTDLFQSPDYYRIDDLLTEEHKWIRDSVRQWVKKAVTPIIEDCCERAVFHKAWFPELGQLGCLGPTIPQEYGGAGLDEIAYGLMMQELERGDSAVRSAASVQGSLVMYPIYLFGSEAQKRKYLPALARGEKIGCFGLTEPDHGSNPAGMTSRLTDRGDHLELNGSKMWISNAPIADIAIVWAKDENDQIRGVIVERGMEGFSTPETKGKWSLRASATGELVFDQVKIPKDNLLPAAQGLKAPLQCLSSARYGIAWGAVGAAMDCYDTALRYARERKQFGRPIAGFQLIQKKLAEMITEITKAQLLNWRLGVLKNENKATPAQISMAKRNACTIATHIAREARQILGAMGITGEYPVMRHLMNLESVITYEGTHEIHLLITGEDITGINAFV is encoded by the coding sequence ATGAAAACAGATCTCTTCCAGTCACCAGACTACTACCGGATCGACGACCTGTTAACCGAAGAACACAAGTGGATCCGGGATTCGGTACGGCAATGGGTGAAAAAAGCCGTGACGCCCATCATCGAAGATTGCTGCGAGCGCGCTGTATTTCACAAAGCCTGGTTTCCCGAACTGGGTCAGCTGGGCTGCCTGGGCCCCACCATCCCTCAGGAATATGGTGGCGCCGGGCTCGACGAGATTGCCTATGGATTGATGATGCAGGAACTGGAACGCGGGGATAGTGCCGTACGCTCGGCTGCTTCCGTCCAGGGTTCGCTGGTGATGTACCCCATTTATCTGTTCGGCAGCGAGGCGCAGAAACGTAAATACCTGCCCGCGCTGGCTCGAGGAGAAAAAATCGGTTGCTTCGGCCTCACCGAGCCCGATCACGGCTCTAATCCGGCCGGCATGACCAGTCGCCTCACCGACCGGGGCGATCATCTGGAGCTGAATGGCAGCAAGATGTGGATCTCCAATGCCCCTATCGCCGATATAGCCATCGTGTGGGCCAAAGATGAAAACGACCAGATTCGCGGCGTGATTGTAGAACGTGGTATGGAAGGTTTTTCCACACCGGAAACCAAAGGCAAATGGAGCCTGCGAGCCAGCGCCACCGGGGAACTGGTTTTCGATCAGGTGAAAATCCCCAAAGACAACCTGCTACCTGCCGCACAGGGACTGAAAGCGCCTCTTCAATGCCTTTCTTCGGCTCGTTATGGCATCGCCTGGGGCGCGGTGGGAGCCGCCATGGATTGCTACGATACCGCCCTGCGGTATGCCAGAGAACGCAAACAATTCGGTCGGCCTATCGCCGGCTTTCAGCTCATCCAGAAAAAATTGGCCGAGATGATTACTGAAATCACCAAAGCCCAGCTGCTGAACTGGCGCCTGGGTGTATTGAAAAATGAAAATAAAGCCACGCCGGCGCAGATCTCCATGGCCAAACGCAATGCCTGCACAATAGCTACCCATATCGCCCGCGAAGCCAGGCAAATACTCGGTGCCATGGGCATCACAGGCGAATATCCCGTCATGCGCCATCTCATGAACCTCGAAAGTGTGATTACCTATGAGGGAACCCACGAAATTCATTTGCTTATCACCGGGGAAGATATTACGGGCATAAATGCATTTGTATAA